The following are encoded in a window of Psilocybe cubensis strain MGC-MH-2018 chromosome 4, whole genome shotgun sequence genomic DNA:
- a CDS encoding Epoxide hydrolase A — MTFINLCNVILACVVLAKATTSSFKPSLYDKTTVVCEAIRRTPSKEGVNIDIKYVDINPGAPTSIIMVHGWPSLWSSWSNQIQEFQEDYHLVIPDLRGFGESTHPGDAQSSGTLQDMVNDLVCVLKDAKTSSAICMGHDWGSAICYEAARLRPDIFTAVIGVVVPYVPSAGPYVPIQDLTPHFPTLTYQLFFDHQPQAAVDELERDIRRTIRGTLRTFASPPPIQFLKSNKSFLDAWSDIEEIPAVPFFSPEEEDYFVDQYTTSGFKHTLQFYSNYNRFLGWKIANEQGNHTISQPVLAIYPTEDPVADWVEVSEILQSASFLPNLTTKVLPGSHWVHLEYPEKFNFIVRQWLMAIVATKLSRDSGFGDEL; from the exons ATGACATTTATAAATCTCTGTAATGTCATTCTGGCATGTGTTGTTCTAGCCAAAGCAACCACCTCGTCGTTCAAACCATCGTTATATGACAAAACGACGGTGGTCTGTGAGGCTATTCGAAGGACACCGTCAAAAGAGGGTGTAAATATAGACATTA AATACGTGGATATTAACCCTGGGGCACCAACATCTATAATAATGGTCCATGGCTGGCCAAGCTTGTGGAGTTCATGGTCGAATCAAATTCAGGAGTTCCAG GAGGACTATCATCTTGTGATCCCGGACCTTCGTGGATTCGGAGAGTCAACGCATCCTGGAGATGCACAATCGTCTGGTACATTGCAGGACATGGTAAACGACCTGGTGTGCGTATTGAAAGACGCAAAGACGTCATCTGCTATCTGTATGGG ACATGATTGGGGTTCTGCAATTTGTTATGAAGCAGCTAGATTAAGACCGGATATTTTCACTGCTGTAATTGGAGTAGTTGTACCG TACGTCCCTTCAGCCGGGCCTTACGTTCCCATCCAAGATCTTACGCCGCACTTTCCAACTTTAACCTATCAATTATTCTTCGATCATCAACCGCAAGCTGCTGTCGACGAACTCGAAAGAGACATACGTAGAACAATCCGCGGGACCTTGAGAACTTTTGCTAGTCCCCCTCCAATTCAATTTTTGAAAAGCAACAAAAGTTTTTTGGATGCTTGGAGCGACATTGAAGAA ATCCCTGCTGTTCCGTTTTTCTcaccagaagaagaagactaTTTTGTGGACCAGTACACAACAAGTGGCTTTAAGCATA CGTTGCAATTCTATTCAAATTAT AATCGTTTTCTTGGGTGGAAAATTGCCAATGAACAGGGTAATCACACAATATCTCAGCCCGTTCTCGCCATCTATCCGACAGAG gATCCTGTCGCCGACTGGGTTGAAGTTTCCGAGATCCTTCAATCTGCAAGTTTTCTTCCAAATTTAACAACCAAG GTTCTTCCTGGATCGCATTGGGTTCACCTTGAATATCCAGAGAAGTTTAATTTTATTGTGCGGCAATGGTTGATGGCTATTGTAGCTACCAAGTTATCGCGAGACAGTGGGTTTGGGGATGAGCTGTAG
- a CDS encoding Cytosolic endo-beta-N-acetylglucosaminidase 1 codes for MPITGKTIPHSRQPLYFKSLKELDNWSAGGASNRYDGIVKYQSRRPGVESLNRGKLLVCHDYKGGYTESPFARSYTFNFWPTCDTFIYFSHHRVTIPPPGWISAAHRQGVKMLGTLIFEGGGEEDCLRLLVGKMPTSKTGQVGQSATCLTLPLSPHYARVLADLARERGFDGYLLNFECPLAGGVEQTRALAAWITLLHSEILEKVGPHGETLWYDSVVINGRLAWQDRLNSYNLPFFLSSSGFFSNYTWRPNYPALTAQYFLSLDPALVGNTAESYSHRTSKTVRDIYIGVDVWGRGQHGGGGLGCYKAISHISPETLGLSVALFGQAWTWESEQDKPGWTWDSWWEYESKLWVGPVDGRVEVPEAPRRQGEPDCLHGPFVPLSSFFQQLPPPDPSQIRFHTTFCPGTGLAWFVDGKNVYTSPGGWTDVDKQTSVGDMLWPRPKLFWEDEREDVIPNVLSAFCMDDAWNGGNSIRIKIFAPGSNDELAAYRPLWLPIQSLSIAPRKPYKASLIYKVDDDPASGLEIEFALAVRTLSGSTDDFVCNIVSATTEELSEGWNKLSIEFNTSTSDEVSSPPSHVVIGLVVAMLTEEPSEPVKLSILLGQLNASPSLPQSYSEEDPVILWADFTPTPSTSEDVTPARFSGTLTWEVAACFPPLTSLNITTPEDPISAWNTQPTINWFPSYIYFNIYALPFTDQWNVGPVEQAVWIGTSGWDGQKNGFDVLPENLPMSVPADNIKIRFFVQGVNDRGEVLKWGKCAFIDVSA; via the exons ATGCCAATTACTGGAAAAACGATACCCCATTCGCGCCAACCTTTGTATTTCAAGTCACTAAAGGAGCTCGACAACTGGTCAGCGGGTGGTGCATCTAATCGTTATGATGGAATTGTAAAGTACCAATCACGACGGCCGGGTGTCGAATCCCTAAACAGAGGGAAACTTTTG GTTTGCCATGATTACAAG GGTGGCTACACTGAGAGCCCTTTTGCGCGATCTTACACCTTTAACTTTTGGCCTACTTGCGATACGTTTATTTA CTTTTCACATCATCGGGTGACGATTCCACCCCCTGGATGGATATCCGCAGCGCACAGGCAAGGCGTCAAGATGTTAGGAACATT GATATTTGAGGGAGGCGGAGAAGAAGACTGCCTTCGATTGCTGGTCGGTAAAATGCCAACTTCGAAGACAGGACAGGTTGGGCAGTCAGCGACCTGCTTGACTTTGCCTTTATCACCACATTATGCCAGAGTTTTAGCCGATCTGGCACGAGAACGTGGATTTGATGGATATCTTCTCAATTTCGAGTGCCCATTAGCTGGTGGCGTTGAACAAACTCGTGCTTTGGCGGCTTGGATTACATTGTTGCATTCAGAGATTCTCGAGAAAGTTGGTCCTCATGGTGAAACTCTTTG GTACGACAGCGTGGTCATCAATGGCAGACTTGCATGGCAAGACCGCTTGAATAGCTACAATCTTCCGTTTTTCCTGTCATCGAGTGGATTTTTCTCCAACTACACA TGGCGACCAAATTATCCCGCACTTACAGCGCAATATTTCCTCAGCTTGGACCCGGCACTCGTCGGAAACACCGCAGAATCATACTCTCACCGCACATCAAAAACTGTACGAGACATATATATCGGAGTTGATGTATGGGGTCGTGGTCAAcatggaggtggtggtttAGGATGCTACAAAGCGATCAGCCACATATCACCGGAAACCCTCGGGCTGAGCGTCGCTCTGTTCGGACAAGCTTGGACATGGGAGAGCGAACAAGATAAGCCTGGATGGACCTGGGACAGCTGGTGGGAGTACGAGAGTAAACTATGGGTTGGACCAGTTGATGGGCGCGTTGAAGTTCCGGAAGCGCCACGCAGACAAGGCGAACCGGACTGCTTGCACGGCCCGTTCGTGCCTCTCTCATCTTTTTTCCAGCAACTCCCGCCGCCTGATCCTTCCCAAATACGCTTCCACACCACATTCTGTCCCGGGACTGGCCTCGCATGGTTTGTCGACGGCAAAAATGTGTACACCAGCCCCGGTGGCTGGACGGACGTCGACAAGCAAACAAGCGTTGGTGATATGCTTTGGCCGCGCCCGAAACTCTTCTGGGAAGACGAGAGAGAAGATGTTATACCGAATGTACTTTCGGCCTTTTGCATGGACGACGCGTGGAACGGGGGTAACTCGATCAGAATCAAGATCTTTGCTCCCGGTTCGAATGATGAACTTGCAGCATATAGACCACTGTGGCTTCCTATTCAATCTCTCAGCATAGCACCGAGGAAACCTTACAAGGCAAGCTTGATCTACAAGGTTGACGACGACCCGGCGTCAGGATTGGAGATCGAATTTGCTTTGGCGGTTAGAACGCTGTCAGGCTCTACGGATGATTTTGTTTGCAACATTGTTTCGGCAACGACGGAGGAGCTTTCGGAAGGTTGGAACAAGTTGTCGATTGAATTCAATACTTCGACAAGTGATGAGGTGTCTTCGCCTCCGTCTCATGTCGTCATTGGCCTTGTAGTTGCAATGCTTACAGAGGAGCCATCAGAACCCGTAAAATTATCGATCCTCCTTGGTCAACTCAACGCCTCGCCTAGCCTTCCACAATCTTATTCAGAAGAAGACCCTGTTATACTCTGGGCGGACTTTACACCGACCCCTTCAACATCTGAAGATGTTACCCCGGCGAGATTCTCTGGTACTTTGACTTGGGAGGTAGCAGCGTGCTTCCCACCTCTGACGTCACTGAACATCACCACACCGGAAGACCCGATATCAGCATGGAACACGCAGCCCACCATCAACTGGTTCCCTTCTTATATATACTTCAACATATACGCACTGCCCTTCACGGACCAGTGGAACGTTGGCCCAGTCGAGCAGGCCGTGTGGATTGGAACGTCCGGCTGGGATGGCCAGAAGAACGGCTTCGACGTGCTCCCAGAAAACTTGCCTATGAGCGTTCCTGCGGACAATATCAAAATTCGTTTCTTTGTCCAGGGCGTGAACGACCGCGGGGAGGTTCTCAAGTGGGGAAAATGCGCATTTATTGACGTGTCTGCGTAA
- a CDS encoding putative serine carboxypeptidase (putative serine carboxypeptidase ARB_06414): MLTFSKVVAALAACAALVSLPVVQVQGRQMRRKDIHARQLEAAKRFQAPAPARRQAVQNITFSNPAAFKFFVNGSTIPEVDFDVGPSYAGLLPISGNKSETRQLFFWFFPPGPQGSPDDLIFWTNGGPGCSSMEGLLQENGPFSWSTGTAKPIQNQFSWTNLSSVLWVEQPVGTGFSQGKPDARNEDDVASQLVGFMQQFLLVFPEMKGKNLYLTGESYAGTYVPYIANFIYENPTMLDLNLQGIWISDPSLSFDIVQEQIPAVNFVKKYENVFSFNQSFMAELDQINDKCNYTGYMEKFVTYPPKGLLPLPNGSTRTSRACDVWDTIFEAALVVNPAFNIYRIFDTFPILWDVLGFPGSFEQEQTPLYFNRTDVKKAIHAPLDVDWKECSDIDVFPKGDGSLPPAFTVLPNVIEKSKRTVIVHGLADFILIAEGTRIVLQNMTWNGLQGFQTPIANDSFIVDGVGALGNTHTERGLTYFEVDLSGHMVPQYSPKAAFQIMQYLMGFRDTP, translated from the exons ATGTTGACGTTCAGCAAGGTGGTGGCAGCGCTAGCAGCATGCGCGGCGCTCGTCTCTCTGCCCGTGGTGCAAGTGCAGGGTCGGCAGATGCGACGGAAGGACATCCACGCGCGCCAGCTCGAAGCGGCCAAGCGGTTCCAGGCGCCCGCTCCCGCGCGCCGCCAGGCAGTCCAAAACATCACCTTCTCCAACCCTGCCGCCTTCA AATTCTTCGTCAACGGCTCGACTATACCTGAGGTCGACTTTGACGTGGGCCCCAGCTACGCCGGCCTGCTGCCCATCAGTGGAAACAAGTCTGAGACCAGACAG CTCTTTTTCTGGTTCTTCCCCCCCGGCCCGCAAGGTTCCCCCGACGACCTGATATTCTG GACTAATGGAGGACCTGGATGCTCGTCGATGGAGGGTTTGCTACAAGAAAATGGG CCTTTCTCTTGGAGCACGGGGACAGCCAAACCGATCCAGAACCAATTCAGTTGGACGAACCTCTCCAGTGTGCTGTGGGTGGAGCAGCCTGTCGGCACGGGGTTCTCCCAGGGAAAACCGGACGCTAGG aatgaagatgatgttgCATCCCAGCTTGTCGGATTTATGCAACAGTTTTTGCTCGTTTTCCCGGAgatgaaggggaagaatTTATACCTGACTGGCGAGAGT TATGCAGGAACTTATGTTCCAT ATATCGCAAACTTCATTTATGAGAACCCAACAATGCTTGACCTTAACTTGCAAGGAATATGGATTTCGGATC CTTCGCTTTCCTTCGACATTGTGCAAGAGCAAATCCCAGCAGTCAACTTTGTCAAGAAATACGAAAACGTCTTCTCATTCAA CCAATCTTTCATGGCCGAGCTCGACCAGATAAACGACAAGTGCAACTACACAGGCTACATGGAGAAGTTCGTGACATATCCGCCAAAAGGTCTGCTCCCGCTCCCGAACGGTTCAACGCGCACTTCGCGAGCATGTGATGTGTGGGACACAATTTTCGAGGCTGCGCTCGTTGTCAACCCCGCGTTCAACATCTACCGCATCTTCGATACCTTCCCCATCCTGTGGGACGTCCTCGGGTTCCC AGGTTCATTCGAGCAAGAACAGACACCGCTTTACTTCAACAGAACAGACGTGAAGAAAGCTATCCACGCCCCGCTGGACGTCGACTGGAAAGAGTGCTCTGACATCGACGTGTTCCCCAAGGGCGATGGCAGTCTCCCGCCGGCGTTCACCGTCCTACCTAACGTCATCGAGAAGAGCAAGCGGACCGTCATCGTGCACGGCCTCGCTGATTTCATTCTCATCGCCGAAGG AACGAGAATTGTTCTCCAAAA TATGACATGGAATGGACTGCAAGGTTTCCAGACTCCCATCGCTAACGACAGCTTCATCGTCGACGGCGTCGGCGCGCTTGGTAACACCCACACCGAACGTGGATTGACCTATTTCGAGGTCGACCTCAGCGGACACAT GGTGCCGCAATATTCGCCTAAA GCTGCCTTCCAAATCATGCAGTACCTCATGGGTTTCAGAGACACGCCTTGA
- a CDS encoding putative pyridoxal 5'-phosphate synthase subunit PDX2 → MPAPAASISPGDSERRVVVGILALQGAFVEHKTALEKLPGSRKLEVIFVKTPDELARCDALIIPGGESTTIALLARISGVLDPLRAFIKHKPVWGTCAGAILLSHSVENAKKGGQDLLGGISITIARNGWGSQVESFEAALDVPGLRNPEDPFTGVFIRAPVVLKLTPGPSDPPIEVIAKLSPHLLPSSLSSNANANLNADADTNPNHNPNPNPNPSPDTTKDDPKTYVALRQGLHFLTTFHPELTSDNRFHEYFVRECVLGGAGASASASASASASASASASSTTATSTSTSTSTATAT, encoded by the exons ATGCCTGCACCCGCAGCATCGATATCTCCCGGAGACAGCGAGCGCCGTGTGGTCGTCGGTATCCTCG CTCTACAAGGCGCATTTGTCGAGCACAAAACCGCACTGGAGAAACTCCCCGGCTCACGCAAGCTCGaagtcatcttcgtcaaaaCTCCCGACGAGCTCGCTAGATGCGATGCGCTGATTATCCCTGGCGGAG AAAGCACAACCATCGCGCTCCTCGCGCGCATATCCGGCGTCCTCGACCCCCTCCGCGCCTTCATCAAGCACAAACCCGTCTGGGGCACCTGCGCCGGCGCAAtcctcctctcccactcCGTCGAGAACGCAAAAAAGGGCGGCCAAGACCTGCTCGGTGGGATCTCCATCACCATCGCACGCAACGGGTGGGGTTCACAG GTCGAGTCGTTTGAAGCGGCGCTTGACGTCCCTGGCCTGCGCAACCCCGAAGATCCATTCACAGGTGTATTCATTCGCGCTCCC GTTGTCCTAAAATTAACACCAGGCCCATCCGACCCGCCCATCGAAGTAATCGCCAAACTCTCCCCGCacctcctcccctcctcGCTATCatcaaacgcaaacgcaaacttaaacgcagacgcagacacaaacccaaaccacaacccaaacccaaacccaaaccccaGCCCAGACACAACCAAAGACGACCCAAAAACCTACGTCGCGCTCCGCCAAGGCCTCCACTTCCTCACGACCTTCCACCCCGAGCTCACGAGCGATAATCGGTTCCATGAGTATTTTGTTAGAGAGTGTGTGTtgggtggtgctggtgcttctgcttctgcttctgcttctgcttctgcttctgcttctgcttctgcttcttctacTACTGCTACTAGTACTTCTACTTCTACTAGTACTGCTACTGCTACTTAG
- a CDS encoding putative RNA-binding protein (putative RNA-binding protein C660.15): MFIGGLNWDTTDESLRDYFTQFGKVDACTIMRDAAGRSRCFAFLTFEDPASVNAVMVREHVLDGKIIDPKRAIPRQEHQRATKLFIGGLAGSVTSESMREFFSQFGKVIDSTVMLDRETGRSKGFGFVSFEDTNVQPFLGFGNLEIDGKLIDVKLAQPRYQRDNFPHEDAAVAGGDFSSGGGGGMGGGMGGGGAPRFNQQGGGGGGAGGFGGAGAAGGGAAAPAGGAGNTPFDPQALAALYTRMFQMSGAGAMNPAMMAGGMAGGMGGAMGAGMGGAMGGGMNPMMAAAMGGAGGFAGGMRPGMGMGMGMGAGMGGGQGMVGMGRGGAGMMGVGGGGAGGGGGGMNQNIPRGPRGGPGGPPGAMGAAGVGPQRSQRGHNNFHPYAR; this comes from the exons ATGTTCATTGGAGGGTTGAATTGGGATACTACGGATG AATCCCTGCGCGACTACTTTACGCAATTCGGCAAAGTGGACGCATGCACGATTATGCGGGATGCAGCGGGACGATCTAGATGTTTTGCGTTTTTGACGTTTGAGGATCCTGCGAGTGTGAATGCTGTTATGGTTCGAGAGCATGTGCTTGATGGGAAAATC ATCGACCCTAAACGCGCGATCCCGCGCCAAGAACACCAACGAGCAACGAAACTATTCATCGGAGGTCTCGCGGGCAGTGTGACATCCGAATCGATGCGCGAGTTTTTCAGTCAGTTTGGGAAAGTGATTGATTCTACTGTTATGCTTGATCGTGAGACGGGACGGAGTAAGGGGTTTGGGTTTGTGAGTTTTGAAGATACGAATGTGCAGCCTTTTTTGGGGTTTGGGAATTTGGAGATTGATGGGAAGTTG ATTGATGTGAAGCTTGCGCAGCCGAGGTATCAGCGCGATAATTTCCCGCATGAAGATGCAGCTGTAGCCGGCGGCGACTTTTCGAGCGGAGGCGGGGGCGGTATGGGTGGTGGCATGGGCGGTGGCGGCGCGCCGCGGTTCAATcaacaaggaggaggaggaggaggtgcaggtggATTtggaggtgcaggtgcagctGGTGGGGGTGCAGCAGCTCCCGCGGGGGGAGCGGGGAATACGCCGTTTGATCCGCAGGCGCTTGCGGCGCTTTATACGCGCATGTTCCAGATGTCGGGTGCGGGTGCTATGAATCCTGCTATGATGGCTGGTGGGATGGCAGGGGGGATGGGGGGTGCGATGGGTGCGGGTATGGGGGGTGCGATGGGGGGAGGGATGAATCCGATGATGGCTGCTGCTATGGGCGGTGCGGGTGGGTTTGCGGGGGGGATGAGGccggggatggggatggggatggggatgggcgCGGGTATGGGGGGTGGGCAGGGGATGGTTGGGATGGGAAGGGGCGGTGCGGGGATGATGGGTGTGGGAGGGGGAGGTgcgggtggaggagggggggggATGAATCAGAATATTCCGAGGGGCCCGAGAGGGGGTCCTGGGGGCCCGCCGGGGGCGATGGGTGCGGCGGGTGTTGGGCCGCAGAGGAGTCAGAGGGGGCATAATAATTTCCATCCGTATGCCCGGTGA